The genomic DNA CCGCTCGCCGTCCGTGTGGTCGCGGCAGCGCAGGCAGCTGCCCGTGCGGGGGTCGCAGTCCTCGGCGTGCCCGTTGCACTGGCAGGGCCGGCAGGCGGGGAAGCCCCAGTGGCCGGGCTGGCAGCGGTCGCAGCGCAGACCGTGGGCACCCTCGCGGCAGGAGCACTGGCCTGTGGTGCTGTCGCAGACGGTGCTCACCGACCCCTCACTGCTGCACTGGCACGCTGGAAGGCACAGCAGCCGTGGCATCTGCCCCTGGGCCGCAGAAAgcatccctccccagcacccccagccccagggcgCCCAGGCTGCTCTCCAGGCTGGGTCAGCACAGCCCTGCGGCACCCACCTCGGCACCCGCCGGGCCCGAAGCCGAAGGTTCCCGGAGAGCAGCGGTGGCAGCGCCGTCCCACGACGTTAGGTTTGCACTGGCACTGCCCGCCCTGGGGCCGGCACTCGGCGCTGAGCGAGCCCTGGGGGTCGCAGAGGCAGGCTGCGGGCACAGAGCAGGGTAAGCGGTGGCAGCTGCCACCAGGTGAACGATGGGGCGCGGGGCCGTACTCACGCAGCGTCCCGTCATGCAGGATGGCCGAGAGGCTGTGCAGGAGGCCGGAGCAGGGCTCAGCTACAGGTGAGGGCCCTGCAGCGTGGAAAGGCTGGGCGCAGCGGTACCGCTCGAACGTCTTCCGGCGCTCCATGGCACCAGGGTCACCCGCAATGAACATCTCCAGCGAAGAGTAACGGGGCAGGAGCACCAGCTGGGGGGAACAAGCCAGAGGGACATCAGGACATCATGAACATCTCTCCTCGTGTCCCCTACAGCCGCATCCCGCTCCCCTGTAGGTTTGCCGTCCCCTGTCCCTCTCACCGAATCGATGAGCACGCTGGCAGTGGAATCCTGTTGAGCAccagcacagcccagctccAGGCGGATTGTGTAGGAGACGCCCCTCTCCAGGCAGATGGGCTGGGGCAGAACCACATACCTGAGGGCCAAAGCAGAGCACAGGCAACTGAGTGCCTCCTGCAAGCCCTGACGCAGCCTGGTCCCAGTGAAGCACTTACCTGGCACCGGAGGGGAGGCTGGTGGAGAGCTGGTCATCAGCTGGGATGGTGTTTCCGCAACGGCTGCTGGCAGAGACGGGGCTGGGGCGCAGcaccctcaccctcacctcCTGCCAGGGCTCCGGGTGCTGCCGGCAGAGAAGGAGCTCTGCCAAAAAGCCTCGCCACCTGGCACTCCTCATCACCACCTCCCAACCTGGCGCGACATCCCACCCCTGGCTTCATCACGTTGCTCACCTGGGGCTCATAGCGGATGATCACGTCGTACTCGGTGGAGAAAGGCACGTCACTTATATGAAACTCCACCCAGCCGCCCTCCAGCATGCGGGCAAAGCCTGTCCCCGTCCAAGAAGCCGGGTGGTCCGTGGGAGGCTCACGCTCTaccactgagccctggggtgAGTTTGGCTTGTGAGATGGGACTCCAAAAATAGCCTTGGCCAGCGGGTACACAACAAAGAGCCACCCGCTGCTCTGTTCTGCCCTGCCCAGTGTCACCCCAgggacatctttgtcctttaccTGATGGAGCCGCGCATCCTCAGCCTCATAGGTGTAATGGTCCAGGTTGATGCGGTAGAAGCCAGGCTCCACCTGGCCACACTGCCGTCCCATCACATGGCTGCGGCACCGGCACTGCCCTGTCTCCACGATGCACCTGGTACCCCAGTGGCACTGTCAGCCCCAATGCCAGCAGAGATGCCCCttgctccctgcatccccatgaGGACTCACAGGTTGTTGTAGGCACCTCCCACGTCGCAGTTGCACGGCCGGCAGCCCTGGAGGTCATGGCTGAGCCCCCAGTGCTCAGGCTGGAGAAAATAAGGGTGTCAGGGAGCGCTTGGCTGTGGTGCCGTGGCCCCAGGCTCCCTGCATGGCTGCCGAGCACCGCGCACAGGCCCTGGCACAGCCCCACTCACCAGGCACTGGTTGCAGTCGCGCCCGGTCACCAGTCGCTTGCAGAAACACTTTCCGCTGACAGGGTCGCACCGGTTGCCCTCAGCCACCGTCCCGCGGGTGTCACACTGGCACCCTGCATGGAGAGCCAGCAGCGTACACTGGAGCTGAGCCACGCAGCCAACCCCAGCGGGTGCCACCCCGATACCTACGCCGGCAGCCTTGCGGGTTGGCAGCACTGAGGCCGAAAAAGCCAGGTTTGCAGCGGTCGCAGCGGGGACCAGCCACGTGCTCCTTGCAGCGGCACTGCCCCGCGATCAGCCCCCGCGCGGGGTCGTCGGCGCCGTCGCACAGCCCACCGTCCAGAGAGCCGTCGGGGTCGCAGTCGCAGGCTGGGGATGCAGGTGGGGTCAGCATCTCACCCCGCCCGGGCTGTCCCGTGCCACGCACCCCCTGGCACCAACCTCGGCACACGGCGGGGTCCCGCAGGTCCTTGCTGGGGTCTTTGTAGTAGAAGGGCTTGCAGAGGTGGCAGCGGCGGCCCATGGTGTTGTGCTGGCAGTCGTCGCACACGGCCCCGCTGGCGTTCCCCGTGGCCAGGAAAACAGCCATGTCGAAGTGGCACCGCCGCGAGTGCTCATTGCAGTCACAGCCTGTGGGGACAGAGCCGCGGCACGGCGTGCGGCACCCAAACCTCCCCACACCTGGCAGGCAGCACCCCCAGTGCCAAACCTCTCCAGCTCTGACTCCCGTCGCGCCAGTCTGCAGCACCCCAACACCAAACCTCCCCAAACCACAGCCTGGAGCATCCCAACTACCccccagccaggctgcaggaTGCCAGTCCCCACTCGAGCACATCCCAGCGTGCAGCACCCTGGTACAGCACTACCGGTCAGCCCTGGCACCGAGATCTCCGTGCCAGGAGCCAGTGCTGGGATGGGATACTCACGGCGGCAGGCGTTGGTGCTGGAGCCCTCGGCTGGGCGCCAGGGCTGGTCGTGGTAGAAGTCCTCACAGCGCTCACAGTTCAGTCCCTGTGTGTGGTGCTTGCAGACGCAGCGCCCATGTACCTGCCAGGATGCCACGgtgaggggctgcagggctgggcagcGCAGCCACCCAGCTCCGGCAGGGATGACGGGGCCAGCTCGCCTTACCATGCCGTCGGCGGTGGCAGGCGCCCCGTTGAGCGGGGCACACTCAGAGGCGTGCCCGTAGCAGAAGCAGTTCCCACGCATCACCAGCTCGTAGAGCGCGTAGTAGTACTTCTCCCGGATCTCCCGACGTGTGTCCAGCAGGTCGTCCCCCAGTGTGTGCAGTTTGGTGAAGTTCACCCGCAGGTTGGTAACACGCAGTAGGtctggggcagggagaaacCTGCATTGGTACCAGGTGCCTGGCTTGTCCATCCGTGGCTTGGCTCTGCCAGGCTCGGCGCATGGCACAGGGCTGCGGGTGGCTTTGGCGGAGCCAGGCACAGCTCGGCTCGCCTGTGCACCGTTCTGGTCTGTGCATGGCACGGGGTGTCCACGCGGGGCTGTGCACCATCACCTCAGCTCCACAGGCCTTTCCACAGCACGGCTTATTGGCACAGAGCTACGTGTGCTTTGGCTCTCTGGCATGTGGCTACACGTGGCCAGACTTGGGCTGTGGATGCCGCTGTGGGGGTTCAGCTCCAGCGCACAGGGTTGTGCGTGGTCAGGCTGTGCGATGCCCACACAGTAGATGCGAGCTGTACCCCCAGCGCCGAGCACACACCTGAGGCAGGGGCACCTTTCTGGGTGTTGAGGTACCTGCTGCTGGGGGCTATGCCCAGCGGATCGCTGTACCCAGCGGGTGGCTGTGCCCAGTGGATGCAGCCTGGAGGCCCCCGCAGGACAGAACGGCTCCCCCGGgacagcagcttcccagctgccCTGCCCTGCAGATTCCTCCCGTCCTCTCCCAGCCTAAATTTAGCTCTGACAGATTAACCCGCTGCATCCTGCACCCAGCCAGACTCCTCTGCCCATCAGGAACCCCATCCCGCATCTCAGCCGCCGCTCGGCACCGGGCTCAGCTCCGGCACGGCCGCCCTGCTTTGCTCCCCGCGCTGCAGCCCAGCCTTTCGCTGCTCCCACGCAGCGCAGCGCAGGAGGGGCCTGAGTCCCAGCAAGCTGGATCTGGCCCTGGGGCTCCAAGCAGGGAGAGAGCAGCCGAAATAGCAGTGCCCAAAATAGAGCAGCCAGGCGGGAGCCCGGAGTGGGCGACTCACTCTGGATGGCGGGGCTGTAGGGGTCCCGGATGGGGATGGCGGGGTCCAGCACGCGGTAGATCACCTGGAGGGGAAGGCAGGGCAGTGAGGGGAGGGTGGGGGGCTCCCCCGACTCTCCTGTGGCACCACTGGGGTCTCACCTCCCCTTCAGTGGAGGGCTCGATGTCAGAGTAGCGGGACTCGCAGATGACGTCGTCGATGCGGCGCGGGGGCCCACGAGGGACGTGGGGAAAGGCAGCAGCGCAGTCGTAGGCGAAGTAGCGATAGACCTTCCAGCTGCGTCCGAAGTCAGCCGAGCGCTCCACCAGCATGGCCGCGGGGCGGAAGGTCTATGGGacacggttggactcaatgatccagtgtgtctcttccaacctgatgattctatgattctatgacacccGGCTGGGATGGAGGGCAGCCCCGCAGACCCCATCCCACGCCATCCCAGCCCTGGTGTGCCGCAACCCACCTTGAAGGTCATGATGAGGTGGGTGAAGTGGAACTCGGCCTCCAGGTCCAGCTGGATACTGACGTGCTCCACGCCTGGGGATGGCACACGTGACGATGGGGAGCACCCACCTGCAGGTCTCCACGCCTCATCCCCCCGAACCGGCCACGGTCCAGGGGTGCGGCCGTGGCCGAGGCTGAGTCACGCTTCCTCAGcgtgggaggaagggaaggagaagcccCCCGGGACGCCCTGCCACCCCCGCCCGCTCTCACCATTCTCTGACTGCCACCAGGCTTTCTTGGGGCGGGGGGCGAAGGTGGTGACCACATTCTCGATGCGGTGGCTGTTGGCATTGGCGCGGGCATCGTAGGGCCTCCGCGAGTCGCACACGAAGCACTTCTTCTCCTCCTGCAAGTAGGGGGCTCGGCACCGcgtgtccttgtccccatcctgtcccccccatccctatgcggtgcccccagcccccactCCAGCCCCGTTCCGCTCACCTGGAGGTGGCTGACGATGCAGTAGGGCTGGGGTCTGTGCAGCCCGCAGGTGGAGGTGGCGCTGAGGCGGGGGGCTCGCCCCACCAGCAGGTCCCCGGTGGCCGGGTAGCAGCTGCCACGGGCGCAGCCATGGGGGGGATCGGGGGCCGTGccccctgccagccctgtggGGCAGCGGGCGCTGAGGGTCTGCGGGGCGCCCCGagatggggcggggggggcgctTGGCCAGACCCTGGCCCCCCATCCTGTCCcactggggagggggggctcGGACTCACCAGTcagcaggggcagcagcaggagggcagcGGGGCTTCGCATGATGGGGTGCAAAGAGGTGCTAAGGGGGTGCAAAGGGGCACAAggggggtgcaagggggtgcAAAGGGGCGCAAAGGGGTGTAAAGGGGGAACAGAAGAGAGTGTAAAGGGTGCAAAGGGGCGCAAGGGGGGTGCAAAGGGGGTGCAAAGGATGCGAAGGGGCGCAAGGGGGGTGCAAAGGGGTGCAAGGGGGGTGCAAAGGGGGTGCAAAGGATGCAAAGGGGCACAAGGGCGGGTGCAGGGGGGGTGCAAAGGGGAGCAAGGGGGTGCAAAGAGGTTCGAAGAGGGGCAAAGGGGTTCAAAGAGGGGGCAAAGGGGTTCAAAGGGGCtcaaagagggacagaagaGGGTGCAAAGGGTGCTAAGGAGGTGCAAAGGGGCTCAAAGGGGCGCAAAGAGGACGCAAAGTAAGTGCGAAGAGCCGCAAAGAAGGcgcaaaggggaagaaaagggggcACACGGGGAGGGGGTGCAAGGGGAAGCGCAAAGAGGGCGCAAAGAGGCGCAAAGGGGGCGCAAAGGGGCGCTCGgcaggtgcccccccccccccaagctcCGTCCCGTCCCGCCCCGGGTTCCCgtcccccccgcctccccccttCTCGCCGCGCTCGGGGCTGCGCGGAAACCGCGGTTCGGATCCCGTGCGGAGCGGGGacccgggggtgggggggggaggcggGACGAGGGAGGCAGCGGACACCGACAGAGCCGTTCATCGCTTTTATTTGCCGTGGGGCGCGCAGGGCGCGGCCCTAGCAGGTGGCGTAGGCGTTGGCCCGGTGGCggatctcctccagcagcccccacACCCGCCGCTCCAGCGCCTGCAGCCGCGAGGCCTTCGCCGCCATCGCCCGCTCGTTGGCCCCGAGGTGCCGCTCCAGTTCtgcggggacacgggggacacgggGCACGGGGTGACCGCTGAGGTCACGGAGCCCGGCCGCACCTGGCCACCCCTcagccatgtccctcagcacctcgtccacccgtcccttaaacacctccagggaaggggactcaaccacctccctgggcagcctctgccagtgcccaatgaccctttccatgaaagattttttcctaatgtccagcctaaatctcccctggaggagcttgaggccattccttcttgtcctgtcccctgtcccttgggagaagagcccagctccctcctctccacaacctcctttcaggtagttgcagacagcaatgaggtcacccctcagcctcctcttctccaggctaaacacccccagctctctcagccgcccctcataaggcctgttctccagccccttcaccagctttgttgctcttctctggactctctccagagcctcaacatccttcttgtggtgaggggcccagaactgaacacaggattcgaggagcggtctcaccagtgccgagtacagagggagaagaacctccctggacctgctggtcacaccgtttctgatccaagccaagatgccattggccttcttggccacctgggccactgctggctcatgttcagtcactgtcaaccaacacccccaggtctttctcctccaggcagctttccagccagacttctcctagtctgtagctgcacagggttgttgtgccccaagtgcaggacccggcatttggccagtgcctgagaacccttttggtgaagggttttcccaatgtccaatctaaacttcccccaCTAGTGCAGTTTTGGGCCGTTCCCTCTTGCCCCATCACCTATTGTggtctcacagaatcactaggttggacaagaaccccaggatcatcaagaccaacctttcctatcaattactaaaccatgcccctcatcaccagtcttttaaacacctccagggatggtgactcaaccacctccctgggcagcctgttacagtgtTCTATGACCCTTtgtgtgaaaaattttttcgtagtgtccagcctgaacctcccctggtggagcttgaggccattccctgttgtcctgtcctctgtcactcaggagaagagcccagctccctcctctctacaatctcccaCACGTAACCCCCCCCTCACCTTCCAGCttcttcttgctgctgctggccTTGTCCAGAAGGTCCCGGGCTTCTGCCGTCAGCCGCGTCACACGCTGCAGAGCCCCATTGGACACCCCTGCCAGCCCGCTGACCCGGCCCTTCAGCAGCACGTAGCGCTGCGTCACCTGTGCCAGGTCCTGGTGGCGTAAGGGCAAGGTGAGGCTgagcacccccagacccccacaCCCCCTTGGTGCTGCGCCACAGCCAGGGCTCACCTGGCTGAGCGTCCCCGAGGCGGTGGTGGCACGTTGAGCCCTGTCCTTGGCTTGCTGGGCCACGCGGTGGGCATCCCGGCCCCGCTCCTGCAGGGCGGTGACACGCtgtgccagctcctgcagccgcCGCTGCACCCGCGACTCCTTCCCCTCCAGGGCCTGCAGCCTGCGCTCcgcctgggcagggacaggtaGCAGCTGTCAGCAGGCACGGCGAAGGCCGCTGCCATCCTCACCGCTTCGCCAAACCCACAGCACCCGCCCCACGCCATCCACACCCCCATGGCACAGCCCCACCACCTCTAATGGCATCAGCCTCGCTCTCCATGGCATCAACCCTGTTGCTCCCAGTGGTACCAACACTGTTATTCCCAGTGTCCTCACAGCACTGACCCTGTTGCCCCCAGGATGCCCAAAGCACCATCCCTGGTCCCAAGCCGAGCTGGCAGCATTGGCCCTGGTCACCCAACACTCCCGTCCCCGCAGCCCCGGTGCCTCTCACCTCCTTGGCTCTGCTCTCAGCCTCCCGGATGGCATCCCTGGCACTCCGCAGGGCACTCCCCAAGGCCGTCGCCTGTGCCCGTGCCGCCTCCAGCGCCCGCTGCGTCCCCACCAGCTCATCCCTCACGCCCTCCGCTCGCTCCCTGTGGTGGCACAGGCAGCTCCAGTCCCCGCTAGAGCTGCGGGACAGACCTTCACTCCCTTGCCCACCCCAGCGCATCCCCCACTACTCACCTAGCATCCTGTCCCTGTGCCAGCAGCCCCCGTGCTGCGGCCAGCCCCTGTGCCGTGCTGTTCAGCACCGCGTCCACCCCTTCCAGCTGGCCGATGCTCTCCTGCATCTCTCGCAGCAGCTCTTGGatcctgctggggctgctgggcagggagATGTTCAACACCTGCCGTGCCACCAGCTCGATGCTGCCTGGGTCGGCTCCCTCCTCTGCGGGGACTCGGGGTGAGCTCAGGGTGGGCTCGGTGACCCCCGCTGTGCCCACCCCGTGCCGGTGCTACCTGCCAGGAAGGCCTTGATGCGGCGGATGAAGCCCCGTAGCTGGGCTGTCGCCTTCTCAGCACGGCTGCGGGCGGCCTGCGAGCGCCCCAGCGCCTCTTCTGCCCGGCTCCGAGCCCCCCGCGCCAGCTCCTGCACCTCCTCCATCTGGGGACAGGGCGCAGGGGGGGTGTGAGCGGACACGCACAGGGGACACGAGATGATGTGCAAGGGGTCATGGGGAGGTGTGCCACGGGGTGCAAGGAGACATGGAAAAGGGGTGAAATGGGACATCAAGGGGTGCAGCTGTGGCCTGCGGGCATGCAAGTGGCACAAGGAGCATCTATGAAGGGCCGTCAGAGGGTTATACGGGGCAGGGATGTGCTTGGAGGCATGGAAACGGGACATCAAAGGGGCATAGAAGGGGCACAAACAGGACACACAAAGGGAACACAAACCAACTGCCAGAAGTGCCATGAAGCCACTACCCCTACCTTCTGTGCCACCACACCCAGCtgtcccagtgccacctccAGCTGCTGTGAGGTGTTATGGGCGCTGCTCAGGGCTCGAGCCGAGACGGGCAGTGCCCCCATGCACCCCGTGCCACCACAATGCCGTTTCCCCACTCCATCCAGGCACAAGGCTCCTCCACAAGGTGCTTCCTCGCAGCTCCGCTCCCCAGGCGCCCCACAAATCTgcagtcataaaatcatagaatcaccaggttggaaaagacccaccggatcatagagtccaaccattcccatcaatcactaaaccatgtccctcagtgcctcatccacccatcccttaaacacctcgagggaaggtgactcaaccacctccctgggcagcctgttccagtgcccaatgaccttttctgtgaaaaattttttcctaatgtccagcctgaacctcccctggtgcaccttgaggccattgccccttgtcccctgtcacttgggagaagaggccagcaccctcctctctgcaacctcctttcaggtagttgcagagagcaatgaggtctcctctcagcctcctcttctcatgCCAGTGGTGGAGGTGGCAGCTCAAAAGCACATGGGGAGAGAACCCTGTGCTGCTCCAATACAGGGATCTCCCCTCACACACCTGTTTGCCACTCACCAGTCCTATTCTCACCTTCTCATTGATCCCAGCAATGCTGAGTCCCATCACTCGTTTCTTTGCCTCCCGCAAGGATTTCCCTGCTGCAGCCATACCCCGGCGGAAAGCATCGCCCTGCTGCCGCAGCACCCGCTCAGTAGCCTGCCGTGTCGCCTGTGCTGCATTCAGCTCCCTGGCTGTGCCGTTGGCCATCGCCTCCGCCTGCCGCGAGTCCTCCACTGATGCCAAGATGCTGCGGTATGACTCTGCAGGTGCCAGCATCagggttcatagaatcatagaatcatgaggttggaaatgacccacaggatcattgagtccaaccattcccatcaatcactaaaccatgtccctcagcacttcatccacccatcccttaaacacctccagggaaggggactcagccacctccctgggcagcctctgccagtgcccaatgaccctttccatgaaagattttttcctgatgtccagcctgaacctcccctggcacagcttggggccattccctcttgtcctgtcccctgtcacctgggagaagagcccagctccctcctctccacaacctcctttcaggtagttgtagagagcaatgaggtctcccctcagcctcctcttctccaggctaaacacccccagctctctcagccgttcctcataaggcctgttctccagccccttcaccagctttgttgctcttctctggactcgctccagagcctcaacatccttcttgtggtgaggggcccagaactgaacacaggattcgaggttcaGCTGGGATGGTTGCCACTGAACCTCTCAATCCCTGCTGGATTCTCTTACCCCCAAATCCGGCTGCAGCTACGGTGCTGAGGAGGGTTTGGAGGTGGGAGGTGGTTCGGTTGAGACCCCCCAGCTGGTGGCTCAGCCCCGCTAGGCGGTTGCGGTGCTGCACATCTGCCTGGGCCAGCTGATCTAGATGTTGCTCCAGCTCTTGTAGTTGTTTCCAGAAGTCATCTAGCTCCATCCTTTTaggggagaagaggagtctcAAGGCTTTTTGGGTGACAAAAGGGGGGGttcccctgccccccagcccacTGTGCACACTTGCCTGGTGCCGTCCAGCTGCCCTGGCAGCCCACTGAGGAGGGGGCCACCAAGGCTactcccctctcccagcagccGCTCCACGCGCTCCAGggcctcctccagctcccgcagGCGGCGGGGGCTGAgtgggggtgctgagccccccTCTCGCAGTGCCCGCACCTGCGCCCCCAGGCGCCGCAGCCCGTCccgcaggctgcccagggctggatCCCAGCGCCCAAAGCAGGGGTGGCAGGGCAAGCAGTGGGGGAAGGCGTCCTGGTAGCCCCGCTGGCAGCGGTCACAGtgcagccccccaaatcccggGCGGCACTGGCACTGCCCGCTGGCCTGCTCACACTGCAGGCTCTCGGCGCCCACCGGCTCGCACTCGCAGGCTGCAGAGACAGGCGGTAGCATGGCCAGGCCTCCTCAGAGACCCCCATGCCCCCAGAGTGCCACCATGTCCCCAGCATCCTACCGTGTCCTTCTGCATCTCCAGGGTTTCAACATGTCCCAAGGGTCTCTTACGTCCCCACAATCCCACCGTGTACCCAAGGTCCCCCGAGGCCCCCATATCCCCAGAGATCCACCCTGTCCCCAGCATCCAACTGTGTTTCCAGTGTCCCCAATTCCCCCACAGTCTTCCAtgtccccagcatcccagcatgACCCCAGTGTCTCCC from Phaenicophaeus curvirostris isolate KB17595 chromosome 11, BPBGC_Pcur_1.0, whole genome shotgun sequence includes the following:
- the LOC138725293 gene encoding laminin subunit beta-2-like translates to MELDDFWKQLQELEQHLDQLAQADVQHRNRLAGLSHQLGGLNRTTSHLQTLLSTVAAAGFGESYRSILASVEDSRQAEAMANGTARELNAAQATRQATERVLRQQGDAFRRGMAAAGKSLREAKKRVMGLSIAGINEKICGAPGERSCEEAPCGGALCLDGVGKRHCGGTGCMGALPVSARALSSAHNTSQQLEVALGQLGVVAQKMEEVQELARGARSRAEEALGRSQAARSRAEKATAQLRGFIRRIKAFLAEEGADPGSIELVARQVLNISLPSSPSRIQELLREMQESIGQLEGVDAVLNSTAQGLAAARGLLAQGQDARERAEGVRDELVGTQRALEAARAQATALGSALRSARDAIREAESRAKEAERRLQALEGKESRVQRRLQELAQRVTALQERGRDAHRVAQQAKDRAQRATTASGTLSQDLAQVTQRYVLLKGRVSGLAGVSNGALQRVTRLTAEARDLLDKASSSKKKLEELERHLGANERAMAAKASRLQALERRVWGLLEEIRHRANAYATC